A single window of Colletes latitarsis isolate SP2378_abdomen chromosome 6, iyColLati1, whole genome shotgun sequence DNA harbors:
- the LOC143342310 gene encoding uncharacterized protein LOC143342310 isoform X2, whose translation MSDSGDCVKYKWIPESTALLVSVWSDRQVQKQFEYTSKPQLIWESVARYMKKKGYNVSAKQCRSRMKQVLVCYREAKRAGTRAGVEQYYESIDRVLKNKRLEENNFDGTDTVDAMINVKSPPKDIKTNKNLQMRYKFQEPPQSLHHTEALSPVWTLGRENEYPDSPESNETVIARPYRVFSPTRDVAINTDDQLGQMAGKSTQCNSFPEEILRPNYDSNLLPGYPYVEIPFQNTVQNVRNHIIQENMQQHQNLQQTGICNEQNMLVNNLGFQQNLHNLNQNLTTQFANIPVNPMTVQNCNLKHVMQQRNNLQHITRANNRAMPQEPQKLAFGRDLRAAYKQQYDCIPDASQHLNDAFCQSKNDENTHNLNDAFCELKNDEKTRTLNENYNQSTQVANPEISVITNNATCNDDSLLLEFLLNSSTPSESDNKSKDAEVNTENIPHVPIRKKKAQKLEQLFLSAINSQNEVVNKILAAQNDILTKFLDIDRDRQNRFECRLDDLLKVVHTSVHTKQNSETDVEIPPPQVEPIITSLVPPPKPGAPPPKLDLVPPKPCRVPCTVPNSNIELINQNPIATRPGVVSPITSPVKKPGTIWSKLGPVSQSPFVKAQQRLGYQSASTTNTRTQSSAERRIAREMENIAMNMQAIKFETTKFLEMEKRLEETIENARLEMTIGQTLHARRQLFIQREPTAAVVLTAAFLENERRTSEQIMNNYDILNINEGNLKNIEDDLLAGQGESYEHLRKLTIQPTDVPGEPCDTSTPAKLGTVSNNRQETSVAVPKQTIQQLAQLVMNTGRWKDLAAQNEQKNSVRTIQANVRTHENVRAVGYNEEFPTAQPNTMLKENQIKDDKSYVRDWMLNRYGVTANEQKTVYGPSCNTVNKNTKFPIGFTTTMLDTENPKKKDSNSEVCKPLDYNNHVLPSGKQQNVRFMDEALAELHRMYMERVSKEQQEINDSLPYATGNGNTTISVKNRQMIEKYIHEIMPRKQFGDKDKDTDSDNDEFLDTTATMPTIVPRRGSLTSTGTGSTGTTHSIKFSKPDNCIIS comes from the exons ATGAGTGATTCTGGAGACTGCGTTAAATATAAGTGGATCCCCGAGAGCACTGCATTACTTGTATCAGTTTGGTCAGATAGACAAGTACAGAAACAATTTGAATATACTTCAAAACCGCAATTGATTTGGGAAAGCGTTGCACGTTATATGAAGAAAAAGGGATATAATGTTTCTGCTAAACAATGCCGATCTCGAATGAAACAGGTTTTGGTGTGTTACCGTGAAGCTAAAAGAGCTGGTACTCGAGCAGGTGTAGAACAATATTATGAATCAATAGATCGAGTTCTTAAAAACAAGCGTTTGGAAGAAAATAACTTCGACGGTACAGACACTGTAG ATGCAATGATAAATGTTAAATCTCCACCAAAAGAtattaaaacaaataaaaacttaCAAATGAGATATAAATTTCAAGAGCCTCCACAGTCGCTCCATCATACAGAAGCATTATCTCCTGTATGGACATTAGGAC GTGAAAATGAATATCCTGATTCTCCTGAGTCAAATGAAACTGTTATAGCTCGGCCTTATAGAGTGTTTTCTCCTACAAGAGATGTAGCTATTAATACTGACGACCAATTAGGTCAAATGGCTGGCAAGTCCACACAATGCAATTCTTTTCCTGAAGAAATATTGCGTCCAAATTATGATTCAAATTTATTGCCTGGTTATCCTTATGTTGAAATACCCTTTCAAAATACAGTGCAAAATGTACGAAATCATATAATTCAAGAAAATATGCAGCAACATCAAAATTTACAACAAACTGGGATATGCAATGAACAAAATATGTTAGTAAATAATCTAGGTTTTCAACAAAATCTACATAACTTGAATCAAAATTTAACAACTCAATTTGCAAATATACCAGTTAATCCAATGACAGTacaaaattgcaatttaaaacATGTAATGCAGCAACGAAATAATTTGCAACATATAACGCGTGCAAATaatcgtgcaatgcctcaagaaCCACAAAAACTTGCATTTGGCCGAGATTTAAGAGCTGCATATAAACAACAATATG ATTGTATACCAGATGCATCTCAACATTTAAATGATGCTTTTTGCCAATCAAAGAACGATGAAAATACACATAATTTAAATGACGCTTTTTGCGAGTTAAAAAACGATGAAAAAACACGCactttaaatgaaaattataatcAATCTACACAAGTAGCAAACCCTGAGATTTCTGTAATAACAAATAATGCAACATGTAACGATGATAGCCTTTTATTGGAATTTTTACTGAATTCATCGACTCCGTCAGAAAGTGATAACAAATCAAAGGATGCTGAAGTTAATACAGAAAATATTCCACATGTTCCAATTAGAAAAAAGAAAGCACAAAAATTAGAGCAGCTCTTTCTGAgtgcaattaattctcaaaacgAAGTTGTTAATAAG ATCCTTGCAGCACAAAATGATATACTAACAAAGTTCTTAGATATAGATAGAGATCGTCAAAATAGATTTGAATGTCGATTAGATGATTTACTGAAAGTTGTTCATACTTCTGTACATACAAAACAAAATTCTGAAACAGATGTCGAAATACCTCCACCACAGGTAGAACCTATAATAACATCTTTAGTGCCTCCTCCAAAGCCTGGAGCACCTCCTCCAAAGTTGGACTTAGTTCCTCCAAAACCATGCAGAGTTCCTTGTACAGTGCCAAATTCTAATATTGAATTAATCAATCAAAACCCTATAGCAACAAGACCAGGTGTTGTTTCACCAATAACTAGTCCAGTAAAAAAGCCTGGGACTATATGGTCAAAATTAGGACCAGTATCGCAATCTCCTTTTGTGAAAGCTCAACAACGATTAGGCTACCAATCTGCGTCAACTACAAACACTCGCACTCAGTCCTCCGCAGAAAGACGTATAGCTAGAGAAATGGAAAACATTGCTATGAATATGCAAGCTATAAAATTTGAAACTACGAAATTCTTAGAAATGGAAAAACGATTAGAAGAGACAATAGAAAATGCTCGTCTTGAAATGACAATAggtcagaccttacatgcgcgtAGACAATTATTTATACAAAGAGAACCTACTGCTGCTGTAGTATTGACTGCAGCATTTTTGGAAAATGAACGTCGCACTTCAGAACAAATTATGAATAATTACGACATTCTTAATATAAACGaaggtaatttaaaaaatattgaagatGACTTATTAGCTGGCCAAGGAGAAAGCTATGAACATTTACGAAAACTAACTATTCAACCTACAGACGTACCCGGTGAACCTTGTGATACTTCTACACCAGCAAAATTAGGGACCGTTTCTAATAACAGACAAGAAACATCTGTAGCAGTCCCAAAACAAACAATTCAACAATTGGCTCAGCTTGTAATGAATACTGGAAGGTGGAAAGATCTTGCAGCACAAAATGAACAAAAAAATTCTGTGCGCACGATTCAAGCAAATGTACGAACACATGAGAACGTTCGTGCAGTTGGTTACAACGAAGAATTTCCAACCGCACAACCTAATACTATGTTAAAAGAAAATCAAATTAAAGATGACAAAAGTTATGTTCGAGATTGGATGTTGAATAGATATGGCGTTACAGCAAATGAACAGAAAACAGTGTATGGACCATCATGTAATacagtaaataaaaatactaaatTCCCTATAGGTTTCACAACTACAATGTTAGACACTGAAAACCCGAAAAAGAAAGATTCTAATAGCGAAGTTTGTAAACCACTTGATTATAACAATCATGTTTTACCGAGTGGTAAACAACAAAATGTTCGTTTCATGGACGAAGCACTAGCTGAATTACATCGTATGTACATGGAAAGAGTTTCCAAAGAGCAACAAGAAATTAATGATAGTTTACCATATGCAACAGGTAATGGTAACACTACTATTTCAGTTAAAAATCGACAAATGATTGAAAAGTATATACATGAAATAATGCCTAGAAAGCAATTCGGAGATAAAGACAAAGATACTGATTCAGATAACGATGAATTTTTGGACACTACTGCTACTATGCCCACAATTGTACCACGTCGAGGATCCCTTACATCTACTGGTACTGGATCAACGGGAACTACACATTCCATAAAATTCTCAAAGCCAGATAACTGCATAATCAGTTAA